A region from the Melioribacter roseus P3M-2 genome encodes:
- a CDS encoding glycosyltransferase family 4 protein — MRVCFIGRYYHEYITAPIKYSRALRSYVNADDVETIFITYFFDCRNFLKKLLGNEILERGVVKCGILRIVLKLLKCKIELVHFTTLERFEIPLFIISKLMGVKVISTLHGLFYAETEYDKTYGRLKDLLLERIAVRFSDLLLIYSQYQAERLTGKYKIRRAKIRFIYNGVESASRIDEKQIFEDALRILFYKGFGDNDRGLNQLIGMLEGIRGAQLLLRALGGAERRTVQKTKNLIIVYESFIQGKELNDLFKETHVVIKMPFFETFSTFTLEAMSYGVTPVVPDFIGVSRYITNGKNGLKYHADRLNELREIIKKIADGNYNLNELSANAADTARRLTWENMAAQTKEFYEEII, encoded by the coding sequence ATGAGGGTATGCTTTATTGGCAGATATTATCACGAGTATATAACGGCTCCCATAAAATATTCGAGAGCGCTCCGCAGTTACGTTAATGCGGACGATGTCGAAACTATATTTATTACATACTTTTTCGATTGCAGAAATTTTTTGAAAAAGCTCTTGGGAAACGAAATCTTGGAGCGGGGAGTTGTAAAGTGCGGCATATTACGCATTGTTTTAAAATTACTTAAATGCAAAATCGAATTGGTTCACTTTACAACACTCGAAAGATTTGAAATCCCCCTTTTCATAATTTCGAAACTGATGGGCGTTAAGGTAATATCTACATTACACGGCTTATTCTATGCGGAAACGGAATATGATAAAACATACGGCAGGTTAAAAGATTTATTGCTGGAGCGTATTGCGGTAAGATTTTCCGATTTATTATTAATCTATTCTCAATACCAGGCGGAAAGACTGACGGGCAAATACAAAATCAGGCGCGCCAAAATAAGATTTATTTATAACGGAGTAGAATCCGCTTCAAGAATAGATGAAAAACAAATTTTCGAAGACGCGCTCAGAATTTTATTCTATAAAGGCTTCGGAGATAATGACAGAGGACTAAATCAACTAATAGGGATGCTTGAAGGCATAAGAGGAGCGCAATTACTTCTGAGGGCGTTAGGCGGCGCCGAAAGAAGAACGGTGCAAAAAACGAAAAATCTGATAATTGTATATGAGAGTTTTATTCAAGGCAAAGAATTGAATGATTTATTTAAAGAAACGCACGTCGTAATTAAAATGCCATTCTTCGAAACTTTTTCAACTTTTACGCTCGAAGCGATGTCGTATGGCGTTACGCCTGTCGTTCCCGATTTTATCGGCGTATCGAGATATATAACTAACGGAAAAAACGGTTTGAAATATCATGCTGACAGATTGAACGAGCTGCGGGAGATTATTAAAAAAATTGCGGACGGTAATTATAATTTGAACGAACTATCGGCGAACGCGGCAGATACAGCTCGAAGACTAACATGGGAAAATATGGCAGCGCAAACAAAAGAGTTTTATGAAGAGATAATCTAA